The segment AATTTTATTAATGCGGTTATTTTTATTCGACGCGGATTATGTGAAGGGGAAAAAATAATGACATATGAGCTAAACAAATCTGACGTTGGGGGGATTTGCATATAATGTCTAGTTTAAAAGAAATAGCATTCACACAGAAAAAAAGCATGTTATTTCTGCTTATGTCAACTGTAGTAACAGGTGCAGCGATTATCGCTCAAGCTTATCTTATCGTTATGATCGTTGATGGTGTCTTTTTGCAAGGGGCATCTTTTCAAGAAATCCTCCCAGCCTTGGGGGGATTATTGCTCGTTCTTCTAGCAAGGACGGCGTTCAGCTATATGAACGGTCGTAAGGGTATTCAAATGGCAGCAAAAGTGAAGGCTGATTTTCGCAAACGTATCTTAGCTAAATATTCGAGAAATCCTATGCAGGCCTCTTTGCGTGGGCAGTCAGGACAGAAGGTAAGTGTGATGATGGATGCTGTCGACGAAATTGATAACTATTTCAGTCAGTATATTCCTCAAATGATTCAAACATCTTTCATCCCGCTTTTGGTTCTCGTTGTTGTTTTCACACAACATGTGAACACAGGCCTTATTATGATCATCACCGCACCGTTCATTCCTATTTTTATGGTCATCATTGGCATGAAAACCAAACAGAAATCAGAAGAACAGATGGATGAGCTTGCGGCGTTTTCCGGACGCTTTCTGGATACATTGCAGGGACTTACTACACTTAAATTATTCGGGCGTGCAAAACAGCAAAAAGAAGCGATTGAAAAGAGCAGTCTAGGCTTTAGGGATGCGACGATGGAGATATTAAAAGTTGCCTTTACTTCTTCTTTTATGCTTGAGCTGATTTCGATGCTTAGCATTGGGCTGGTGGCTCTTGAATTGGCGATCCAGCTTATCATTTATGAAAGTATTTCCTTCTTCACTGCTTTCTTTGTGCTCGTACTGGTACCTGAATTTTATACGTCATTGAAAGAACTTGGCAGCACCTTCCATAATGGCAGAAGCAGTATGGGTGCAGCCAAAAAGGTGGCAGATGAATTAGAAGCGACTAGTCAGGCAGTTAGTTGGGGGAGTGAGAGCTTAAACAAAGAAGCAACTCCGCCGAGCATTGATTTACGTGAGACTGGCTATAGTTACGGGGAGGATCAGTTTGCATTAACAAATATTGATGCACAAATTCGACCATACGATGCGATTGCCATTGTAGGCAGGACCGGATCAGGGAAAACAACACTGCTGCATTTGATTGCAGGCTTAATCGGACCTTCAGCAGGCGATATCGTTATTAATGGCAGGTCGCGAGCAGATTATAAAGAAAGAGAATGGTTTGATCAATTAAGTTATATTTCGCAGCACCCGTATATTTTCTCCGGGACCATTGCTGAAAACATCGCAATCGGTGGAAATGCTGATGTCTCCAGGAGCGACGTGGAGCAGGCTGCTGAGAAGGCGGGAATTGCTGCTATGATTCAATCCCTGGAAGACGGCTATGACACTCCAGTCGGTGAAGCAGGCAGAGGCCTTTCAGGTGGAGAACAACAACGACTTGCTATCGCAAGGGCGTTTCTGAAAAATCCATCGGTGATTCTTTTTGATGAGCCGACAACCGGGCTTGATTTGCAAACAGAGCGTATCCTGCAGACATCGATCAATGAATTGTCCGAGAACGCCACAGTCATTACTGTCGCACATCGCCTTCATACGATTAAGAATGCGGATCAAATTCTATTCCTGGAAAACGGAGAGCTGATTGCAACAGGAACTCACGTTGCGCTTATCAATTCGGTAGCTGAATATCGAGCTATGGTAACTGTTCAGCAAGGAGGCTTGGCAGAATGAAAGATTTAGCGATTGTCATCAAGTTAATGATGGTAGAGAAGAAGGATATTCTTTATTCGATTATCTTTGGCTTTATTGCCGGTATTGCCGCTGTTGGCCTCTTTTCCGCGAGTGGGTACTTAATTTCAAAAGCTGCTTTTGCCCCGCCGTTATATACACTGATCATACTAACGTCATCAGTAAAGCTGCTCGGTTTAACAAAAGCAATAGCTCGTTATGCAGAAAGATATTTTTCCCATCGGGCGACATTTACGATTTTAAGTAACCTGCGCGTTTCCTTTTTCGAAAGGTTAGAACCATTAGCTCCCGGCATTTTTCAAAAATATCGAAGCGGGGATCTCCTTTCGAGAATTGTTGGGGATGTTGAAAGTCTGCAGAATTTCTTCTTGCGCGTGTTTTATCCACCGATTGTATTAGTTATGGTGTTCTTAAGCACTATTTTATTCACAGCATTCTTTTCCTTTTCTATAGCTGTTGTGTTGCTTGTTGGTCTGATTCTCACAGCTTTTGTCGTTCCGGCATTATTTGCTATTAGACAAGCAAAAATAGATAGTGATGTAAGAGAAGGAAGAGGGGTACTTTCGACAGAGGTTACTGAATTCCTCCATGGGTTCAGGGATTTAAAAATATACCAGAAGCTTGATGGAAAAGAGCAACAATTACTCAAGTCATCTGATACGTATATTAATGAGCAGGAAAGAGAAGGCGTTAATACATTGTATAATCAATCCGTGAATTCCTTTGTAACGCTTGTTGTATCCTGGTTTGTATTGGCGCTCGGGGCATATTTAATCGTAAATGGTCAATTAGAAGGAATTTTCCTGGCAATGCTTTTGATGATTTCCTTAACGGTGTTTGAAGATGCTGGTCCTATGGCTGTTTTCCCAATCCATATGCAGGACAGCAGTCGAGCGGCAACACGCCTTTTCTCTGTTGTTCGTGAGGAAGATGAAGCGGAAGAAGGAGCTTTGGAAGAGATTCAGTCAAATATGGCACCATCTATCGAAATGGAGCATGTTACGTTTGCCTTTCCAGATGAATGGCGGACAGCTGTGAAAAATGTTGACGTGAAGCTTCCTGCGGGTTCTAAGACGGCAATTGTTGGACCAAGTGGTTCTGGGAAATCAACGTTACTGCAGCTGTTATTGAAAATTAGTCCAGCAGATCAAGGTGACATTCGTTTTAATGGCGTTTCTATTGATCGATTAAATGAAGAAAGCATTTGGAAAGAAGCGAATGTCGTTCTGCAGGAAAATCATTTTTTCTATGGAACAGTAAGGGAAAATCTGCTTTTGGCCGGTGATGAGTTGACTGATGAGGAATTGAATACGGCGTTAGCAAACGTACAGCTGGAACATTTTGACCTAGCAGACCCTGTCTTTGAAAAAGGAGAGAACCTTTCCGGTGGAGAAAAACAACGGATTGCGACTGCTCGGGCGATGCTAAAGGGAGGTCGTCTTTGGTTATTGGATGAGCCAACATCTTCAGTCGATGCACTGACGGAGCACTCCATTTATGGGCATCTTCACGAAAAAGCAGCGAATGACACGCTCATGTTAGTCAGTCACCGCTTAAGGGGTCTTGAAAAAATGGATCAGATTATTGTGATGGAGCAGGGCGCAATTATTGAATCCGGTACGTTTGAGGAATTGATGGATGCGAAGGGTTATTTTTATGAAATGAAGGAGATTGAGAAGAGTTTGTTGTAGGGGATAGCGTTCAGTTATTCCCATTTTTTTATTTAGAGATATTGAAATTTTCCCTCATTGTCTCTATGCTTAAAGAGACTATATGAAGATGGGAGCAGGGCAATGTTTAAAAGGGGTTTACGCATTAGTTTAATTATGTTGGTATTATTTTTGGTTGCTTGCAATGATGAACAAGATGCTGCGTCCGGTGATGAGCAAACCACGAATGATGAACAGAACGAAGCGGTAGAGGAAGCTGAAGAGGAAAGCATTTTAGATGAGCTTGAGTCCGTAACGGAAATCGAGTCCAGAGAAGATATGAAAGCACAACAAGCGGGAACATTGGTATCGGATATTACATTGGAGCAAGAGCTGGAAGACCCAACCGATAAAGAGCTAGCCCCGTCAGTTGTTACAAATTTAGAAGAAGAATCGGAAAAGATCGCACAGGCCACGCAAGACCCGGATGAAATTAATAAAGCATTTATTCATTTGCTTGGAACACCTCATTATCAAGAATTGATTGAAAAAGCAGAGGAGTTTGAGCCTGATTTTGAAGATCCGTTTCTTCCGGATCCAGGCAAGTCTGAAGAAGAAATCGAGAATGAACCTGCTAATGGAAAAGCAATTATTTTACTTGATGCAAGTTCAAGTATGTTATTAAGTGTGGATAATGAAGTGAAAATGGATATAGCGAAGGATGCTGTAGAGCGCTTCGGGGAAACTATCGGGCAGGACAATGATGTTTCATTAGTTGTATATGGCCATAAAGGCTCTGAATCAGAAGCGGATAAGGAATTGTCATGTAATGGAATTGAGGAGATTTATCCAATGAGTTCCTATGATGAAGCGGAATTTGCCGATGCATTATCTAGTTTTGAGAGTAAAGGGTACACTCCATTGGCAGGGGCCATCCAAAAAGCGGCAGATATGAGCAGCGACTTCACGGAGCCGACCACTGTGTATGTCGTTAGCGATGGCGTTGAAACATGTGATGGGGACCCTGTCGAAGAAGCTGAAATTTTTGTAGAGGATAGTGAAGACAAATCGGTAAATATCATTGGTTTCAATGTGGATCAGGATGCGGAAGAGCAGCTCAAAGCAGTTTCGGATGCCGGCGAAGGGGAGTATTTTTCAGCAGATAATGCAGATGAATTGAAAACAACCATTGAACAAAAGTGGCTCCCATCCAGAATCGATTTGGCATGGGCTTTCACAAAGGCACCTGATTCATGGGAGATTCTCGCAGAGTATGACCGTTTTGATGAAGATGTAAACCCAATAAAAGCCGTTATTGACAGTGAAGCTTCCAGGTATTCAGAAGCTCTTCAGATCTTAAATGATAGGGATCTAGTAGAACCTGAAGTAAGTGAAGAAGTTCGGGAGCTTATGCAGGAAAGATCCAGTAAAATGCAGGATCTAATAAGCGATTTCAGTACTGAAAAGAAAGATGAAGTCGAAGCAATTGCAGATGAAATACGTGAAGAAGTAGATGAATGGACGGAAGAAATGAGGAAGCAAAAGGATGAAAGAGGGGATTTGTTTTAGCTAAATGAAAGTAGGAATGCTGTGTAGTTTATTTACCGTGGAGAAAATATAAATTCATATAACATTTAGTACACTATTATTTATTGGTATGGCAACGTTTTAATGAAAATCTTATATTTTAACATTGTCTTAAAGGCATTGTTGATAGTTAATAATTGATTTTCTAAAACACCTTTTAATTTAAATGCTATGTTAGCCTATATTAGGAAAATGTATTTTTGAAAAGTATTAGCCAGATATTGTAGTTAAACTAATGCAACAGCAAGTTGAACAAGTTATACATCGAATAGTTTAAAGTTAAGGCATTTCTTTGAAATAAGAAATGCTTTTTTATATTTTTATCTGAAATATAAAGTCCATAACAATAAATAAGTTGTCATTATCAATAAAAATATATTGTTAATCAATAAATAACGTGTTAATATAAATATAAAATAAATAAGAGAGGTGCTTTTTATGAAACGAGGTTCAACGTTATTTTTAAAGTTAGCTATTTTTGTTATTGGGGCTCCAGTTCTTGCTTTTTGCATATTTATGGTGCCTACTATAACTAAGAATGTAGTAGAAGGACTTTCGGGATGGGATTATGTGATGCTTGGCATTTTAACCATTATGTATCTATCGGCAATTCCATTTTACTTTGCGTTGTATCAGGCATTTAAACTTTTAGACTATATAGATACAAATAATGCGTTCTCGAAATTGTCTGTAGGATCTTTAAGGAAAATAAAAAAATGTGCAATCACAATAAGCAGTTTATATGTGCTCGGATTGCCGCTTTTCTATATCTTTGCTGAGCTAGACGACGCCCCAGGTGTTGTAATTGTCGGGATGATGTTTGTTTTTTCCCCGTTAGTGATTGCAGTCTTTGCAGCTGTTCTCCAAAGGCTTTTACAAGAAGCGATTAATATGAAATCAGAAAACGATTTAACGGTCTGAGGTGAAAACAATGGCAATTGTAATCAATATTGATGTGATGTTGGCGAAAAGAAAAATGAGTGTAACAGAACTTTCGGGAAGGGTTGGAATCACAATGGCTAATCTTTCTATATTGAAAAATGGAAAGGCAAAAGCGATTCGATTATCAACTTTAGATTCGATCTGTAAGGCTTTAGAATGTCAGCCTGGAGATATCTTAGAATACCAAAGCGACGATACCCATGATTAATAATAAGCCTTTGGAAGCAACAAATATGAGGGCACTAAACAGCTTGTTTGTTTTTGGTTGGGAGGATGCCCTAGCTTGTTTGATTCCTATTGCTATATTTCCTCTTTGACTTTTACACAAATTATCCCACTTCCCTTCCTTCCAGGGTATGACTGGGTTCATGGCCCGCTATTAATGAACCTGTCAATAATGGTCTAAGAAACGTTGCTATTTATAATCATATTATATTTTAACGGTAAGTGAACTTCTTAGTAAGAATGCGTAGGGTTCTTACTTACATTTTTAATTTATCCGGACGCACCTCATATCATCTAAATATACGCCCATAACTGATTTATAAATTCATACCCAAAGTAGACACTAAATCCAAACAAAATCAATGCGGCAATGATAGAAACCCATTTTAAAATAGCTTGATTTAATAACTTTCTTGTGTAATGAATAATACTCATTAAACCTAAATCGTGGATTAATATGCCAATTAAAATTCCGGCTGCAACGATAATAAAATGCACTTGACTCTCACCAGTAAGAGAAGACGCTAGTAACGGCCCGAAAATACCAATCCAAAACACAATATTTGCTGGAGAAATAGCCATTAAAAAGCCAGAAGTATAAGCCTTTGCTAATGACTTCCTTGGCGCAGAACCACTGAAATCGACAGGTGTTCGTGATTCTTTTAAACTATCGGCACCAATGACTAACAAGAATATAAATCCTAGCAACCACATGAAGATTTCTACCATCGGATGTGTTAATAGAGGCGATAGCCCAAAATAAATCAATGTAATTAATGTTAAATCGATCGTCATTCCACCTAAACCTACGAACCAACCACTTAAAAATCCATTCCGCAAAGCCTGCTTAACCATCTGTACGGTCATTGCTCCAGGTGCCATGGATAGTGCCAGACCTAATAAAATATAGGAGAGTAGTGCAGTCATGATGAGATGCTCCATTCTTAAGTTGAAGTAATTCGTATATTTTATAGTAAAAGTGTTTCAATTTCAATTAACTGTGTGGATCGCTGTTAAATAGACGGTTAGTGCTGATAAATTGGGCAACCGCTGATAAATGAGCTTTCCGCCGAATTTTAGCTGAAATAGTCGTCAGCGTATTGATTTTCAAGAAAATATACCCAACGATTCTATCCGTCTAACAGCCACTCTCAATCGTTCTTCATCTACTAAAAGCCCAACGCGTATATAGCCCTCTCCGTGTTCCCCGAAGCCATTGCCTGCTGCAACTGCTACATCTGCCTTTTCAAACAGAAGATCAGAGAAACCCTCACTGGTATATCCTTCAGGAACCGGCAGCCATGCGAAAAATGACCCTGTTGGAGCTTTAATATTCCAACCAATGCGCTCGCATTCGGTAACGAGTACATTTCGGCGGGATTCATAAAGTGCTACTTGTTTATCTACACAGGACTGGCTACTCGTTAGTGCTGTGACGGCAGCTTCTTGCACGGCAGGGAATATACTAACAAATAAGTGATCTTGCAAGAGATTGATAGCTTCAATCATTTTTGCGTTTCCGACAGCAAATCCGACCCGCCAGCCTGCCATGTTGTATGTTTTCGACAATGTATACAACTCTATTCCGACTTCTTTAGCACCGTCTGCTTGCAAAAAGCTTACCGGTTTTTCATCATCAAAACCAATGGCTCCATAGGCAAAGTCATGAACAATTCCTATATTCGATGTTTTAGCAAGACTCACCGTTTCTTTGAAAAATTCAATGGACGCAGTTGCGCCTGTCGGGTTATTGGGATAATTTAAATACATTAGTTTTGCTCGGGTCTTTTGCTCATCAGTGAGCAGGCCATATTCAGGTAAAAATAGGTTTTCTTCCGATAAAGGCATGGTTTCATAGGTTACATCTGCAAGACTCACGCCGGATAAATAGTCCGGATAACCCGGATCTGGAAGCAACATCACATCTCCTTCGTTCATCAACGCAAGAGGAAGCTCAACCAATCCTATCTTTGCTCCAAATAAAATCGCTACTTCCGTGTGGGGATCAATATCGACGTCGTATTCCCGTTTATAGAAATCGGCAGCAGCCTGTTTTAATTCAGGAGTCGCTTTGAAAGGGGAATATTTATGTGTTTTCGGGTCCTCAGCAGCCTCTTGTAGTGCTTTTACAATGTGGGGCGGTGTCGGCTGATCAGGATTTCCCTGGCCAAGGTTAATAATATCTCGCCCTTGCCGAGTGGCATCAGACACTTTCTGGGCAAGTGCTGCAAAGAACTGGTTAGGTAAATTTTTTAGGCGATTTGAAAAATCCATTGTAGCAACCCCTTTTTAAATAAGTTTTATGCTTTTAGTGAAGTATAATCTTTTCGTGGGTGAACTACAATGGCTTTTCATGAAAAACATTATTAGTTAAAATCATCGAAAAACTTACGCGTAATATATTGCATTTTTCGCAGGATAATAGTATGATAGTTTTTATCAATATATTGCATATAGTTCAAAAGTATTATGATCTTTTAGCATAATCAACATCGTAGGGGGAGCATTTATGAAGGAAAAACTACCATTTTCGTCTGCTGTCGCAATAGGAGTCATGTTGTTTGCACTATTTTTTGGAGCTGGAAATCTGATTTTTCCGGCAGAACTTGGTCAAAATGCCGGAACGAATCTTTTGCCGGCTGTTATAGGGTTTCTGATTACCGGGGTTGGATTGCCTTTAGTAGGAATTTTAGCGTTAAGTTATTCCGGAAGTAATGATTTACAGGAGCTTTCAAGCAGGGTTCATCCCATTTACGGCATACTGTTCACCTCACTTGTCTATCTGACGATTGGGCCATTTTTCGCAGCACCACGTACAGGTACGGTTGCGTATGAGGTTGGTATCATGCCGTTTGTAAGTGAAGAAAACTCACAGTTAGTATTGCTTGTTTTTACATTATTGTTTTTCGCAGCCACACTTTTATTTTCCCTAAAACCTGCAAAGCTTGTGGATAATGTGGGGAAAATATTAGCACCAGGTATTGTTGTTCTTCTGGGTATCTTATTAGTCGCGGTCGTCGTCCAGCCAATGGGATCCATTCAGGCGCCACAAGAAGCTTATAGTAGTGGGGCATTTATACAAGGTTTCTTAGAAGGGTATAATACGATGGATGCAATAGCTTCACTTGTGTTCGGGATTATCGTTATTAATGCAATTCGTTCCATGGGTGTAACTTCAAAAAGTGGAATACTAAAGACAACTGCTAAAGCGGGCAGTATTTCAACAGTATTACTTGCAGTTATCTATATGGGTATTGCTTATTTGGGGGCAACAAGCACTTCAACTTTTGGAATATTTGAAACAGGTGGACCGGTCCTTAGTAGCGGTGCGTCCTATTATTTTGGAGCATTGGGATCCATAATGCTGGGGATTGTTATTATCCTTGCTTGTTTAACAACGAGTATCGGTTTGACAACGGCCAATGCTGAGTACTTCCATAAATTGATTCCGAAAATCAGTTATAGAGCGTTTGTTATATTCTTTGCGACGATAACATTTGTGATTGCGAATTTCGGATTGGCGAATATTATTACCTACTCACTCCCGGTTTTAATGTTCGTGTATCCACTGGCAATTGTGTTAATGCTGTTGGCATTCCTATCACCACTGTTTAATCACGCGCGGATGGTGTATGTTTCAGCAATTGCGGTTACATTTTTGATCAGTATCTTTGATGGGTTGAAATCCTTATGTGAGTCACTGGGGATCGATTACTTTGCATGGATGCAACCATTTATCTCCTTTTACGAACAGATCCTTCCTTTATATAATGAGGGTCTTGGATGGCTGTTACCTGCCGTCATCGTTATTGTGGTAACGGGGGTCATTGCTCGTATTCAAAATGTAGCCACAGCCAACGCATAATATAAAGTCGGTTTCCTCATTTGAAGAGGAAGCCGGCTTTTACTTTTGTTCCAAATTACGTGCATAATATTCCTCAATTGAACGGAGCCAGTTTTCCTTCATAACGGATGAGGCTTCCTCCTTGTTGTGTTGTTGTATTAATTCGATGATTGTTTTATGCTCTTCTATTGATTTTTCTGTTAGAACAATCGAGTTATGGTAAAACAGTCTTCTAACATGTGCCTGCAAGGAGCTTATTAGACCAGAGATATATTTATTTTTCGCGGTATCCACAATAATTTGGTGAAATTCTTCATCAATTTTCAAAGCAGCATAAAAATTTTCCGAACGGATCGCCTCTGCAAACCGCATGTTTGTATGTGTAAGTAAATCAATGATATCATCCGTTAGATGGTCAATCGAAAGTTCGGCGGATAATGCCTGCAATGCCGCTAGAGGGGGAGGAGTTCATTAATGGATTCTTTTTCAACTTCTGTTACTTGTGTTGCTTTCCCTGGATACATTTTTACAAATCCATGTACTTCAAGCAGCTGAAGTGATTCCCGGACTGGGGTTCTGCTTACATTTAATGCGTTGGCAAGTTCCATATCCTGCAACTTCTCACCGGGCAACAATGTCCCATCGATGATCCATTGCTGAATTTGGTTGAATGCACTTTCCTTCGCAGACTGACGAATTGGTTTTAAATGATCATTTGGTATTGGCATTATTGTTCCCCCTTGTATAGAATTCCTTTTATATAGTATACATGAAAATGACATACATTGATATATAATATATTGCGTGGGATGTTTGCTTCATTTGGAAAACAACGTACAATGTAAGGAGCGGGCTGACCTGAGTCCGTGGCAATTATTTTTTAAAGGGAGTATTGGTACACGTGGAAATTCCTATTTTATATGAAGATAATCATTTGCTTATTGTTGAAAAGCCGATAAATATACCTGTACAAGCAGATAACACAGGGGATAAAGATTTACTTACATACCTTAAGCAGGACATTAAAGTTCGCTACCGGAAACCGGGCAATGTTTTCTTAGGACTTGTTCACAGATTAGATCGCCCCGTCGGAGGTGTGATTGTTTTTGCTAAAACGTCCAAAGCAGCATCCCGCATGTCTGATGTGATCCGTAGACAAGCAATGGAAAGAAGTTATTTAGCTGTTGTAAGAGGGGTTCCTGATAAAAGGCAAGGAAAATTAGAGCATTACCTGAGCAAAATTCATCAGGAAAACAAAGTGTATGCAGTTCCGGATCATCATAAAAAAGCCAAGAAAGCGTTGCTTGAATACAAGACGATAGCCCAAACGCAAGCATTAAGTCTGTTATCGGTTCAACTTCAAACAGGAAGACCTCATCAAATACGTGTTCAGCTAGCAGAAATAGGAATCCCAATCTATGGGGATCAGAAATATGGAAGTCATGTAAATAAGCCTGGACAGCAAATTGCCTTATGGGCTCATTCTTTATCCTTTGAACATCCAACGAAAAAGGAAATAATTACAGTAGATTCGCATCCACCAAGAGAACATCCGTGGAATCTTTTTGGGGCCTGTCCCTCGCCACATTAACGCGTTAAAGTAATGGGGGACAGGTCCCTGTTTTATTTTAATCTAGGAATATTGCTCATTATTTCAGTCATGGTGAAAGATATACAAGGGGTGTGGGGAGAAGTTACTTGTTCGTCTTTTTGGAATATATTCACAAGGTCATATTGTTCCGCATGTAGAGAATATTGCTCTAAGATGCCTGTCTTAGGTT is part of the Virgibacillus sp. NKC19-16 genome and harbors:
- the cydD gene encoding thiol reductant ABC exporter subunit CydD; its protein translation is MSSLKEIAFTQKKSMLFLLMSTVVTGAAIIAQAYLIVMIVDGVFLQGASFQEILPALGGLLLVLLARTAFSYMNGRKGIQMAAKVKADFRKRILAKYSRNPMQASLRGQSGQKVSVMMDAVDEIDNYFSQYIPQMIQTSFIPLLVLVVVFTQHVNTGLIMIITAPFIPIFMVIIGMKTKQKSEEQMDELAAFSGRFLDTLQGLTTLKLFGRAKQQKEAIEKSSLGFRDATMEILKVAFTSSFMLELISMLSIGLVALELAIQLIIYESISFFTAFFVLVLVPEFYTSLKELGSTFHNGRSSMGAAKKVADELEATSQAVSWGSESLNKEATPPSIDLRETGYSYGEDQFALTNIDAQIRPYDAIAIVGRTGSGKTTLLHLIAGLIGPSAGDIVINGRSRADYKEREWFDQLSYISQHPYIFSGTIAENIAIGGNADVSRSDVEQAAEKAGIAAMIQSLEDGYDTPVGEAGRGLSGGEQQRLAIARAFLKNPSVILFDEPTTGLDLQTERILQTSINELSENATVITVAHRLHTIKNADQILFLENGELIATGTHVALINSVAEYRAMVTVQQGGLAE
- the cydC gene encoding thiol reductant ABC exporter subunit CydC; translation: MKDLAIVIKLMMVEKKDILYSIIFGFIAGIAAVGLFSASGYLISKAAFAPPLYTLIILTSSVKLLGLTKAIARYAERYFSHRATFTILSNLRVSFFERLEPLAPGIFQKYRSGDLLSRIVGDVESLQNFFLRVFYPPIVLVMVFLSTILFTAFFSFSIAVVLLVGLILTAFVVPALFAIRQAKIDSDVREGRGVLSTEVTEFLHGFRDLKIYQKLDGKEQQLLKSSDTYINEQEREGVNTLYNQSVNSFVTLVVSWFVLALGAYLIVNGQLEGIFLAMLLMISLTVFEDAGPMAVFPIHMQDSSRAATRLFSVVREEDEAEEGALEEIQSNMAPSIEMEHVTFAFPDEWRTAVKNVDVKLPAGSKTAIVGPSGSGKSTLLQLLLKISPADQGDIRFNGVSIDRLNEESIWKEANVVLQENHFFYGTVRENLLLAGDELTDEELNTALANVQLEHFDLADPVFEKGENLSGGEKQRIATARAMLKGGRLWLLDEPTSSVDALTEHSIYGHLHEKAANDTLMLVSHRLRGLEKMDQIIVMEQGAIIESGTFEELMDAKGYFYEMKEIEKSLL
- a CDS encoding vWA domain-containing protein is translated as MLVLFLVACNDEQDAASGDEQTTNDEQNEAVEEAEEESILDELESVTEIESREDMKAQQAGTLVSDITLEQELEDPTDKELAPSVVTNLEEESEKIAQATQDPDEINKAFIHLLGTPHYQELIEKAEEFEPDFEDPFLPDPGKSEEEIENEPANGKAIILLDASSSMLLSVDNEVKMDIAKDAVERFGETIGQDNDVSLVVYGHKGSESEADKELSCNGIEEIYPMSSYDEAEFADALSSFESKGYTPLAGAIQKAADMSSDFTEPTTVYVVSDGVETCDGDPVEEAEIFVEDSEDKSVNIIGFNVDQDAEEQLKAVSDAGEGEYFSADNADELKTTIEQKWLPSRIDLAWAFTKAPDSWEILAEYDRFDEDVNPIKAVIDSEASRYSEALQILNDRDLVEPEVSEEVRELMQERSSKMQDLISDFSTEKKDEVEAIADEIREEVDEWTEEMRKQKDERGDLF
- a CDS encoding DUF2975 domain-containing protein; amino-acid sequence: MKRGSTLFLKLAIFVIGAPVLAFCIFMVPTITKNVVEGLSGWDYVMLGILTIMYLSAIPFYFALYQAFKLLDYIDTNNAFSKLSVGSLRKIKKCAITISSLYVLGLPLFYIFAELDDAPGVVIVGMMFVFSPLVIAVFAAVLQRLLQEAINMKSENDLTV
- a CDS encoding helix-turn-helix domain-containing protein, whose amino-acid sequence is MAIVINIDVMLAKRKMSVTELSGRVGITMANLSILKNGKAKAIRLSTLDSICKALECQPGDILEYQSDDTHD
- a CDS encoding LysE family translocator, with protein sequence MMTALLSYILLGLALSMAPGAMTVQMVKQALRNGFLSGWFVGLGGMTIDLTLITLIYFGLSPLLTHPMVEIFMWLLGFIFLLVIGADSLKESRTPVDFSGSAPRKSLAKAYTSGFLMAISPANIVFWIGIFGPLLASSLTGESQVHFIIVAAGILIGILIHDLGLMSIIHYTRKLLNQAILKWVSIIAALILFGFSVYFGYEFINQLWAYI
- a CDS encoding pyridoxal phosphate-dependent aminotransferase, with translation MDFSNRLKNLPNQFFAALAQKVSDATRQGRDIINLGQGNPDQPTPPHIVKALQEAAEDPKTHKYSPFKATPELKQAAADFYKREYDVDIDPHTEVAILFGAKIGLVELPLALMNEGDVMLLPDPGYPDYLSGVSLADVTYETMPLSEENLFLPEYGLLTDEQKTRAKLMYLNYPNNPTGATASIEFFKETVSLAKTSNIGIVHDFAYGAIGFDDEKPVSFLQADGAKEVGIELYTLSKTYNMAGWRVGFAVGNAKMIEAINLLQDHLFVSIFPAVQEAAVTALTSSQSCVDKQVALYESRRNVLVTECERIGWNIKAPTGSFFAWLPVPEGYTSEGFSDLLFEKADVAVAAGNGFGEHGEGYIRVGLLVDEERLRVAVRRIESLGIFS
- the brnQ gene encoding branched-chain amino acid transport system II carrier protein, which codes for MKEKLPFSSAVAIGVMLFALFFGAGNLIFPAELGQNAGTNLLPAVIGFLITGVGLPLVGILALSYSGSNDLQELSSRVHPIYGILFTSLVYLTIGPFFAAPRTGTVAYEVGIMPFVSEENSQLVLLVFTLLFFAATLLFSLKPAKLVDNVGKILAPGIVVLLGILLVAVVVQPMGSIQAPQEAYSSGAFIQGFLEGYNTMDAIASLVFGIIVINAIRSMGVTSKSGILKTTAKAGSISTVLLAVIYMGIAYLGATSTSTFGIFETGGPVLSSGASYYFGALGSIMLGIVIILACLTTSIGLTTANAEYFHKLIPKISYRAFVIFFATITFVIANFGLANIITYSLPVLMFVYPLAIVLMLLAFLSPLFNHARMVYVSAIAVTFLISIFDGLKSLCESLGIDYFAWMQPFISFYEQILPLYNEGLGWLLPAVIVIVVTGVIARIQNVATANA
- a CDS encoding GntR family transcriptional regulator gives rise to the protein MQALSAELSIDHLTDDIIDLLTHTNMRFAEAIRSENFYAALKIDEEFHQIIVDTAKNKYISGLISSLQAHVRRLFYHNSIVLTEKSIEEHKTIIELIQQHNKEEASSVMKENWLRSIEEYYARNLEQK
- a CDS encoding GntR family transcriptional regulator; its protein translation is MPIPNDHLKPIRQSAKESAFNQIQQWIIDGTLLPGEKLQDMELANALNVSRTPVRESLQLLEVHGFVKMYPGKATQVTEVEKESINELLPL
- a CDS encoding RluA family pseudouridine synthase, whose translation is MEIPILYEDNHLLIVEKPINIPVQADNTGDKDLLTYLKQDIKVRYRKPGNVFLGLVHRLDRPVGGVIVFAKTSKAASRMSDVIRRQAMERSYLAVVRGVPDKRQGKLEHYLSKIHQENKVYAVPDHHKKAKKALLEYKTIAQTQALSLLSVQLQTGRPHQIRVQLAEIGIPIYGDQKYGSHVNKPGQQIALWAHSLSFEHPTKKEIITVDSHPPREHPWNLFGACPSPH